The nucleotide window CGAATAGAATAAAACCTGCTGGAGTATGCTATATGTAAAATTGAATTACTTACAGCAGCCATCGTCCTGTCATTGCAACTTGTTTCGATTCCAAAACAACCAAATAATCTTTCAAATCGAGATTCGAATCAAGGGCAAATCATAAATTGAAATCATAGCATAAACATCTGAATTGGATTCGAAAACTAAAACCTTTAGATGTCGTAGGTTCAACTCCAACACGAGATGAGTCAGACGAAGCCATGTGTAGCCGAAATCAGTATCCCAACGTCGTAATCAGTATCCCAATCGAATCCCCTGTAAGATCGCCGCCGTGAAACTCACTGCCGTAGATCTCCGTCACCTATTAAGCAAAATCTCCAGCGAAACCCTAGATTGTGAATGACGATGGTGAACAGGGGCTGAAATAAGAGGACAGCGTTTTTTTATTAAATGTCATTTAATTACAaatttgccatgtgttcacattggttctcgcggttctcgcaataatgggtggttcctaacggatctttatcctatatatatatatatatatatatatatacaagttaGGAGTTGGCTAAAATGtctaaatttcctaaaaagtgtaaaaagtcatgaAATATCATagtgtcaaccataaaacacacccaaaacccacaaataatataatGAAGAATACTAAAATGTCGTATATGTGGgttttatgtttggttttggatGATAAGACTCTAATTATAGAATGataaatattattgtgttttatgttgattagcatgttgttttttatattcatagttatacgattgtgtgtttgaagtttttatggactattagggtttgaatatggtgttttagtaattttcACTATGTTATTCGtgggttttaggtgtgttttatgactGAAATTATAGTGTTTtttgactttttacactttttaggaaatttggactttctagccgaaccctaccctatatatatatatatatatatatatatatatatatatatatatatatatatatatatatatatatatatatatatagggggctgctagaatgaaaaccaccccgagttgtaagaaccgcgagaactacaccccacggagcgccgtttgccatgattttttttacaagtagatgtgtgtattataaacacagccgtaaaaaatcatggcgaacggcgctccgtggggtgtagttttttacaccacaagtttggtgtttttaatttttttttcttttttctttttttttcgccaaacttgtggtgtaaaaaactacaccccacggagcgccattcgccatgatttttacgactgtgtttataatacacacatttacttgtaaaaaaaatcatggcgaacggcgctccgtggggtgtagttctcgcggttcttgcaactcgaggtggtttcattctagcggctccatatatatatatatatatatatatatatatatatatatatatatatatatatatatatatatatatataatacacacatatatatatataacgattcttattatttgatatataaaattatatttatttaacacgTATAATATATGGGGttcataaaaatatatttttttattatttaatatataaaattacatttacttaacccgtgtaatacacgagattctaacctagttatatatttaaagaaaccaaattttaatGTTATAGGTTTTATTAAAGGGTGCTGCTAAATGCACCccctatttttttatttttactggTTATACCTCCTCCTTTAACGTTTAAACTAAATACAAATAAACCTTTTATTTAGTTTTCTTACATCTGTTTTAAGTTTGAAAAGATATATGTTAGTGATAAATATCATAATGAACTCTTTATTTATAGGATTTAAAAAGATTAATTTCTCACCACAAAATCGTCAACCCGTTCATACTTATATCAACAATTTAGGTGTTTtgagttttgttttaaattcAACTATAACACCGGTGCCTTTTGTATCATTTTTAAAAATTCACGAGCAAATAAACTAATTATAGATAAATACAAAATGTTTTTAGTCGTAGTTTTATATTATAAATTCATAATATCAGTGATTCCCGGTACTcatatttaaatatttatatCAAAATGATGTTTTTCTTAATTAATTTGAATTTATCTTCAAAATGGTTATCATCGTCGGACCTTATATTAATTTATTCTGTTCTTTTTATTACTGCTCAAACTATTATATCACCAAATCACAAATTGAATTTGGTATATGGTACTAATACTTATTGTGGATCGTATATTGTTTATTATAGGCAAATTGTTATTACTGTAACACATCAAAACTCATATAAAAAGATGTCTGCATTTTCTATCGAtcatgtataatttttattcaaATAGTTTAGGCATGATAAGTTGGTACGGGATGAATTGTTTTTTTAAGTGTTAATATAAGAGATGAAATggttaattttatttattatttaaataaagATACCCATAATTATGAATAGGAGAATTAAAAAAGAAaccttttttaaaaaataaaggtTTTTAAAGGGGGTGAATTTGATAATTTTAAAGTGTTATTTTTAGTAAGAGGGTATAAATAGTAAAAGAGAGGGTGCGTTTAGCCAACGAACATAAAATTTAAGAAGTTTATTTAAGTGATTTGAAGGTATATGCGATAATTGTGAAAGTAAAATGCTAAAATTTATCTACATTGAAATCGTTTGTTATTAAtactaaaaaaattatttaaagaAGCCGAATTTTAATGATATTTTGATAATTGTGAAAGTAAAATTCTAAAATTTATCCACATTCAAAACGtttgttattaaaattaaaaaaatatatatatatatttacggAAACCAAATTTTAATGATATTTTGATTTGTTTTGATTATAAATAGGGTTTATAATTTATGGAGTAGGGCTTGATTAAATACATTTATCTGCGTATTTTTCTTCTTCGTCTCCTTCTTCCTTTTTACGTGTCTAACAATGGCTCCTTCTAAACCCTCTCGGAAACGACCTCGTCGTCTCGACCAATCAACGATGATCAGAAACCAAACCCATGTCTCAACCGCACTTGCAACCCACCTTCTGTCCAACAAACACGACTCCAACGTAGTCTTCTCGCCCCTTTCGATCCAGGTCGCCCTGAGCGTACTATCTGCTGGTTGCAAAGGTGAAACACTTGACCAACTCCTGGCATTCCTTAAAGCGGACACTACGGATGACCTCAACTCTCTCTATTTGCAGCTTGTGTCCTCAATATTAGCCGACGGTAGCCCCAGTGGCGGAGCTAAATTGTCTTCTGTAAACGCGGTTTGGGTTCCGAAAACCCTTTCTCTCAAACCTTCTTTCAAACAGGCCATGGACACCGTTTATAGAGCCGCTTGCAAACAAGTAGATTTCGGGAAGGTCAGTTTCTAATGTTTATTTTCTCACGTTATTGGCAATCTAGTCTCACACTGTTTTTATGGACTCAACAGCGGTTTAAAGGTTAGGGCTGGACCCTACTTTTTAACCAAGTTTGCCGTTTAAAGGTTAGGGTTTGCATTATAGCATTTGTCAACTGGCCATTTGACGTAAGTTAGTGTTTGAGTTTTCTTGTAGATCGAATATTTATATTTGGAGTGGCCTAGATATACATATAGCATAGCAGCGTGCCTTTTTTTCAGTTTACTTTCCGAACTTAAAATTATTAGTAGACATTCTTTTTTCAGATTGCTCATTAAATATTCTGTGCCTGATTCTTGCAATGAATCTTGGTTATTTTGTTTACAAACTTAGGGTTTTAATGTTTTGGATTTCTCGAAAACGGATCTCTATTGAAGTTACAAAACCTTGTTTTTGATATGTggctaatatttttttttttattaactaAGGCTGTAGAGGTAGCCCGTAAAGTGAATTCATGGGCCAAAAAGGAAACAAGGGGGCTTATCAAGGAAGTCATTACTGCTCAAGAAGTTACTGATGACACAATGCTCATCCTTGCAAATGCTATCTACTTCAAGGGAACATGGAGTCAGCAGTTTGAAACGTCATTAACTGAAGAAGGTGACTTTCACCTCCTCAATGGCAATAATGTTAAAGTTCCCTTTATGACCAACTACGAAAATCAATTCGTACATGAATATGATGATTTCAAAGTATTGAGTCTCCCATATTCGCATGGTCAAGATAAGCGTAAGTTCACAATGTACTTTTACCTCAGTGATGCAATAGATGGACTTCCgtctttaataaataaaatcgGTTCCACATCCAACTTTTTTGACCATCACATTCCACACAAAAAGGTAAGAGTCCGGGAGTTTTTTATACCAAAATTTAAGATCGAATTCGGGTTTGAAGCTTCTGGTATGCTGAAGGAATTAGGGCTGGTATTGCCTTTCAAAGTTGGAGATCGTTTCACCGAAATGGTTGACTCACCAGTTGGTAAGGGCCTTTATGTTTCGACAATCCAGCATAAATCTCTCGTGGAGGTGAATGAAGAAGGCACAGAAGCTGCAGCGGTCACTGTAGTTAGAGAACCGAAATGTCCACGGAGGGCGCCAAgcacttttgttgattttgtggCAGATCACCCGTTTTTGTTTGTGATTAGAGAAGATGTGACCGGGGTTGTGTTGTTTATGGGACAGGTGAGTGACCCTAGTTTAAGTATCTAGTGTCCTTAACTTTTGTTTATGGTTGCCAAATCACTTTTTGCGTTTGCTGATTAAGAACACGATGTCGAGCTTTTAAGCACCAACTGAATTTTGGACTAATACTTTTTTGTCTCGACTATTTAGTTCTATTCACGCTATTGATTTGCTATGTTTTGTGATGTTCATTTCTTCTTTTTACCACAAGTAAAATGCTATAACTAactttttaaagaaaatatatgaTGGTGTGGGAATCAAAATACCAATTTGGATAGAGAAATTACTACCCGTTGGATCCTGTTTAGGAATTTAATGGCCTCCGGAGTTAGAGAACCaaatgtatcaaaagcaaatggaaGAATCACATGTTGATTCTCCTAACAAGCTTTCTTGTGTTTAGGAACATTGGCTGATTCCGCCTTCAACGCTGCCTAACCAGCAACAAACCCATTATCTCTGATCTCAAGACACTCCTATAAGGTCAGCACAAGCGTGTTTTCCCTCTACCCACCCAAACTGACACAAGAATACCAGCTGGCCGAAGGAGGTTGTGACACAACTTGTTGTCCGTTTACGTGCGGTTTGTAATTTGTTGTTTTGGCCTTTGGATCATCTACTTATGCTAGGTGTTGAAAGTCAATGGCCCCAATTGTTAAAATCATGGTGCACTTGCATGTAAATTTTTGGTGATGAGCCAGAGGTTGAACCTGCTCTTAATTCAATCCAAGAGCGATGTAAGATATGGCTTAAGGGCAGGGAAGGAAAGTGAGCTTTTATCACATGAACTTACATTACTAAAACCATTGTTTCTTATATAATAGTATTTTCAGTTTTGCTAATAAGTTCTAACTAGAATTACTACCCGTCACAATGTGACGGGGGCTTCATATATATGGTATATAGCATAAGCCGGATTTTTGTTACATGACCTAACACCACCGCCACATCTACCATCACCTGTAACCATCCATCACCGGAAAAATAGAcacaaaacacaaaaacacaaacCGAAAACACAAAATAAACATGTACAATTCAATTACGAACCTTGCACCTTACTAGTCCAAAAAATACGAAGGTGATTCTAGAGTATCAAAAGTGGAGAGAAAGCTCGTGATTGAAGAATTTTAGTTCAAAGTTGATAGCGTTTTCGGTTAGAATCAAGTTTATCTTGTTCGATTTATTGAAACTTGAACTTATGAACATGTTTTATGGAATTTGTTTAGACTTTGTTTTTATTTGTGTTTTGTCTATGAACATGAGTAGGTACGTTTATCTTAGAAACCTAGGCGTATGCATAAATGTTAATTCTTAGTTTTTAGTTTTGGGTTAATTGTGATTTTGGATTAGTGTTTTGATAAAGAGTGATTCTAATTCAGGGTTTTAATGTTTATGCGTGTTTTATGCTAATATATGATCAATCTTTTGTTCAATTATAGACACGTATTAGGTTGCTTACTCTGTGCTTATGACTTGT belongs to Helianthus annuus cultivar XRQ/B chromosome 5, HanXRQr2.0-SUNRISE, whole genome shotgun sequence and includes:
- the LOC110943535 gene encoding serpin-ZX yields the protein MAPSKPSRKRPRRLDQSTMIRNQTHVSTALATHLLSNKHDSNVVFSPLSIQVALSVLSAGCKGETLDQLLAFLKADTTDDLNSLYLQLVSSILADGSPSGGAKLSSVNAVWVPKTLSLKPSFKQAMDTVYRAACKQVDFGKAVEVARKVNSWAKKETRGLIKEVITAQEVTDDTMLILANAIYFKGTWSQQFETSLTEEGDFHLLNGNNVKVPFMTNYENQFVHEYDDFKVLSLPYSHGQDKRKFTMYFYLSDAIDGLPSLINKIGSTSNFFDHHIPHKKVRVREFFIPKFKIEFGFEASGMLKELGLVLPFKVGDRFTEMVDSPVGKGLYVSTIQHKSLVEVNEEGTEAAAVTVVREPKCPRRAPSTFVDFVADHPFLFVIREDVTGVVLFMGQVSDPSLSI